The Candidatus Aminicenantes bacterium genome contains a region encoding:
- a CDS encoding DUF4097 family beta strand repeat-containing protein, which produces MKKLLLILLLASLFPLLAPGHETFRLEKKDSIMHVFKFSSPEKAKTVKIDNVFGSIIVSGIATSEARLEAKRCLRADNQDELLKAEREVKLNMAEKDNLLDIYVDGPFRSRDRSVDWSDPDYIVIYDFSLQVPEQTSLILRTVNDGDILVKNVKGDFIVRNVNGHIELQDIVGPASCKTVNGHIRAGFREDPVSACSFQTVNGDLDVSFSTKLAAEFQLRTLNGEIYSDFPASTLPGKAETEHAKNGRFIYRSHRFQGVRIGAGGPEIRMETLNGDIAIANKNKEK; this is translated from the coding sequence ATGAAAAAACTATTGCTAATCCTGTTGCTGGCATCGCTGTTCCCGCTGCTGGCGCCGGGCCACGAAACTTTTCGCTTGGAAAAGAAAGATTCGATCATGCACGTCTTCAAATTCAGCTCTCCCGAAAAGGCCAAAACCGTCAAGATCGACAACGTTTTCGGTTCGATCATTGTCAGCGGCATCGCGACGTCCGAAGCGCGGCTGGAAGCCAAACGATGCCTGCGCGCCGACAACCAGGACGAACTTCTCAAGGCCGAACGCGAGGTCAAGCTGAATATGGCCGAGAAGGACAACCTTCTGGATATCTATGTCGACGGCCCGTTCCGCAGCCGCGACCGCTCGGTCGACTGGTCCGATCCCGATTACATCGTGATCTATGATTTCTCCCTGCAGGTCCCGGAACAGACCAGTCTGATCCTGAGAACCGTCAACGATGGGGACATCCTGGTCAAAAACGTCAAGGGCGACTTCATCGTCCGCAACGTCAACGGCCACATCGAGCTGCAGGATATCGTTGGTCCGGCCAGCTGCAAGACGGTCAACGGCCACATCCGCGCCGGCTTCCGGGAGGACCCCGTTTCCGCCTGTTCCTTCCAAACGGTCAACGGCGACCTGGATGTCAGCTTCAGCACCAAGCTGGCCGCCGAATTCCAATTGAGGACCCTCAATGGCGAAATTTATTCCGATTTCCCGGCCAGCACCCTGCCCGGCAAAGCGGAAACAGAACACGCTAAAAACGGCCGGTTCATCTACCGCAGCCACCGTTTTCAGGGCGTGCGCATCGGCGCCGGCGGACCCGAGATCCGCATGGAAACGCTCAACGGCGATATCGCCATCGCCAATAAAAACAAGGAGAAATGA
- a CDS encoding aspartate carbamoyltransferase catalytic subunit — MREKTFRQNHLLGIEQLSVADIETILETAEAFIEVSTREVKKVPALKGKTVVNLFFENSTRTRSSFEIAAKRLSADLINFNSSVSSLKKGETLKDTVLTLEAMNPHIIVIRHSASQRLHTLRKLKIAIVGDILHSRVARSNIILHQKLGNEIALIGPPSLVPREFEKMGAQVYYDIRRGVKGADAVMMLRVQEERGARNYFPSIREYRNRFAISRDIFSLAKKTAILMHPGPINRDVEIETSMADSEQSVILQQVTNGIAVRMAVLYLLKGDVHEALN, encoded by the coding sequence ATGAGAGAGAAAACCTTCCGGCAGAACCACCTGCTCGGCATCGAGCAACTGAGCGTCGCCGACATCGAGACGATACTGGAAACGGCCGAGGCCTTCATCGAGGTCTCCACCCGCGAGGTCAAAAAGGTACCGGCCCTGAAGGGCAAGACCGTGGTCAACCTGTTCTTCGAAAACTCGACCCGCACCCGCAGCTCGTTCGAGATCGCGGCCAAGCGCCTGAGCGCCGACCTGATCAATTTCAACTCCTCCGTTTCGAGCCTGAAAAAAGGCGAAACGCTCAAGGATACCGTCCTGACCCTGGAGGCGATGAACCCGCACATCATCGTCATCCGCCACTCGGCCTCGCAAAGGCTCCACACCCTGCGCAAGCTGAAAATCGCCATCGTCGGCGACATCCTGCACTCGCGCGTGGCCCGCTCCAACATCATCCTGCACCAGAAATTGGGCAACGAGATCGCCCTGATCGGCCCGCCGTCGCTGGTGCCGCGCGAATTTGAAAAAATGGGCGCCCAGGTCTATTACGACATCCGCCGCGGCGTCAAGGGAGCCGACGCGGTGATGATGCTGCGCGTCCAGGAGGAACGCGGCGCCAGGAACTATTTTCCTTCCATCCGCGAATACCGCAACCGCTTCGCCATCAGCCGCGACATTTTTTCGCTGGCCAAGAAAACGGCCATCCTGATGCACCCGGGGCCGATCAACCGCGACGTGGAGATCGAGACCTCGATGGCCGACTCGGAGCAGTCGGTCATCCTGCAGCAGGTGACCAACGGCATCGCCGTGCGCATGGCCGTGCTTTATCTTTTGAAAGGAGACGTCCATGAAGCTCTTAATTAA
- a CDS encoding thioredoxin family protein, translated as MKHDRLEGRQILWLVLAAALVLLAAVLPAANQGKYGPDIYDPGADVKGQIAATVKMAGAENKDILLMFGGNWCPWCHRLHELFAADAAIKKILAERYVVLLVDIGEKPAEPLNRDLVDLYRVKDFGYPALAVLDKAGRLLCAQSTGVLEKDKGHDPAKVLAFLKTQVAN; from the coding sequence ATGAAACACGACAGACTGGAAGGCAGGCAGATACTCTGGCTGGTCCTGGCCGCCGCGCTGGTGCTGCTGGCCGCCGTCCTGCCGGCCGCCAACCAAGGCAAGTATGGTCCGGACATCTATGATCCCGGGGCCGACGTGAAAGGACAGATCGCCGCCACGGTGAAAATGGCCGGGGCGGAAAATAAAGACATCCTGCTGATGTTCGGCGGCAACTGGTGCCCCTGGTGCCACCGCTTGCATGAACTTTTTGCAGCCGATGCGGCAATTAAAAAAATCCTGGCCGAGCGCTATGTCGTGCTGCTGGTCGACATCGGCGAAAAGCCGGCAGAGCCGCTGAACCGTGACCTGGTCGACCTCTACCGGGTCAAGGATTTTGGCTACCCGGCCCTGGCGGTGCTGGACAAAGCCGGCCGCCTGCTCTGCGCCCAGTCCACCGGAGTATTAGAAAAGGACAAGGGCCACGACCCGGCCAAGGTCCTAGCTTTTTTAAAGACCCAGGTCGCCAATTGA
- a CDS encoding MGMT family protein — MLKGDPFCVSVRAWIAAIPPGKVATYGQIARLAGKPRGARQVSWILHAQSGKYRLPWQRVIGANGRISLPLNRGFFEQRRLLRREGLKVDDRGGVDLKKFRWPAAGEFPRG; from the coding sequence ATGCTGAAAGGCGATCCGTTCTGCGTTTCGGTCCGGGCCTGGATCGCGGCCATTCCGCCCGGCAAGGTAGCCACCTACGGCCAGATCGCCCGTTTGGCCGGAAAACCGCGCGGGGCGCGCCAGGTATCGTGGATCCTCCATGCCCAGTCGGGAAAATACCGGCTCCCCTGGCAGCGGGTGATCGGGGCCAACGGCCGGATCTCCCTGCCGCTGAACCGCGGTTTTTTCGAGCAGCGGCGGCTCCTGCGCCGCGAAGGGCTGAAGGTCGACGATCGCGGCGGCGTCGATCTGAAAAAATTCCGCTGGCCGGCAGCGGGCGAATTTCCCCGGGGCTAA
- a CDS encoding TfoX/Sxy family DNA transformation protein produces the protein MKTASALKTASVRSLVNIGSVTEKKLNAIGILSKEDFLSRDPYELFEELRQKVDPTLCRCALASIVGAKLGLPWHRITKVSAGEYEKRHPGHVWGKC, from the coding sequence ATGAAAACCGCCTCCGCGCTCAAAACCGCTTCCGTGCGTTCCCTGGTCAACATCGGCTCGGTGACCGAGAAGAAACTGAATGCCATCGGCATCCTCAGCAAAGAGGATTTTTTAAGCCGGGACCCCTATGAACTATTTGAGGAATTGCGGCAAAAGGTCGATCCCACCCTCTGCCGTTGCGCCCTGGCTTCGATCGTCGGCGCCAAGCTCGGGCTGCCCTGGCACCGGATCACCAAGGTTTCGGCCGGCGAATATGAAAAGCGTCATCCCGGCCATGTTTGGGGGAAATGCTGA
- a CDS encoding phosphotransferase has product MPNETKLPEALLKFLASRPGARLQPIRSEASQRRFFRISQGKTTRVAMVYPEPAPAEVKRFLAVHEIYRSHRLRVPVIEEVLGNQVVIQEDAGDLLLQKAWRERARSERQCLLDQCRDILGRLAAVPPALAKICLDRARQKWEMDFFVTHFFSYWPVRGCSEVGLRQGLGVLVDAIAPECVFAHRDFHSRNLLVRGNEIIMVDCQDSLLAPRWYDLVSLAFDSYLDLGAARARLFPNLVASGIDRELRQLRLTALQRNIKALGTFAYQIHERRHPAYARYIPRTLRHIRGHLQVLADPELEVLNKYFNALIK; this is encoded by the coding sequence ATGCCCAATGAAACGAAACTTCCCGAAGCGCTGCTGAAATTTCTTGCCAGCCGGCCCGGGGCGCGATTGCAGCCGATCCGCTCCGAGGCTTCGCAGCGGCGTTTTTTCCGCATCAGCCAAGGCAAAACCACCCGGGTGGCCATGGTCTATCCCGAGCCGGCTCCGGCCGAAGTAAAACGGTTCCTGGCCGTCCATGAAATTTACCGCAGTCACAGGCTGCGCGTCCCCGTTATCGAGGAGGTTCTCGGCAACCAGGTGGTGATCCAGGAAGACGCCGGCGACCTGCTGCTGCAGAAGGCATGGCGCGAGCGCGCCCGCAGCGAGCGCCAATGCCTTCTGGATCAGTGCCGGGATATCCTGGGCAGGCTTGCCGCCGTGCCGCCGGCACTGGCCAAGATCTGCCTTGACCGCGCCCGGCAAAAATGGGAAATGGATTTTTTTGTCACCCATTTCTTTTCCTATTGGCCGGTCCGGGGCTGTAGCGAAGTCGGGTTGCGCCAGGGCCTTGGGGTACTTGTCGATGCCATCGCGCCCGAGTGCGTCTTCGCCCACCGCGATTTCCACTCGCGCAACCTGCTGGTCAGGGGGAACGAGATCATTATGGTCGATTGCCAGGATTCGCTCCTGGCTCCCCGCTGGTACGACCTCGTTTCACTGGCCTTCGATTCGTACCTGGACTTGGGGGCGGCGCGGGCCAGGCTGTTTCCCAACCTGGTCGCGAGCGGCATTGACCGGGAACTGCGCCAGCTGCGCCTGACCGCCCTTCAGCGCAACATCAAAGCCCTTGGCACCTTCGCCTATCAGATCCACGAGCGCCGGCACCCCGCCTACGCGCGCTACATTCCCCGCACCTTGCGCCACATTCGGGGCCATTTGCAGGTTTTGGCCGATCCAGAATTAGAGGTTTTGAACAAGTATTTTAATGCGTTGATCAAATAG
- a CDS encoding tRNA-dihydrouridine synthase, which produces MLKIGTLSLEQPTVLAPMAGLTDQVLRRLMDEMGGCGLMVSEMIAAEGLRRRNRRTLEMIAGLETRAPQFIQLFGAAPEPLAEAAAIVSAETAFAGIDVNMGCPVPKVVRSGAGAGLLLDLPRLATVVAAVRRSTHLPLTVKVRLGFNQVNVMETTRIIEEQGADAVSVHFRLKSEGYTGSAHWDLAAAVKENLRIPLLGNGDIMTVAFALEKLQIVDGVLIGRGALANPYLFREIAGQTTEEEDLGGYVRRLGDLIEEHYPERKRLGKLKAFTRFLLLSRPGARSWKRRIFLSQDFKEARSFLEETFPCR; this is translated from the coding sequence ATGTTGAAGATCGGCACTTTATCCCTGGAACAACCCACGGTCCTGGCCCCCATGGCCGGGCTGACCGACCAGGTTCTGCGCCGGCTCATGGACGAAATGGGCGGCTGCGGCCTGATGGTCTCGGAGATGATCGCCGCCGAGGGGCTGCGGCGCCGCAACCGCCGCACCCTGGAAATGATCGCCGGCCTGGAAACCCGCGCCCCGCAGTTCATCCAGCTTTTCGGTGCCGCTCCCGAACCCCTGGCCGAAGCCGCGGCCATCGTTTCGGCCGAGACGGCTTTTGCCGGCATCGACGTGAACATGGGCTGCCCGGTTCCCAAGGTGGTGCGCTCGGGCGCCGGCGCCGGCCTGCTGCTCGACCTGCCGCGCCTGGCAACGGTGGTGGCCGCCGTCCGCCGCAGCACCCATTTGCCGCTGACGGTCAAGGTCCGCCTCGGGTTCAACCAAGTGAACGTCATGGAGACGACCCGCATCATCGAGGAACAGGGCGCCGACGCTGTTTCCGTCCATTTCCGTTTGAAGAGCGAAGGCTATACCGGCAGCGCCCACTGGGACCTGGCCGCGGCCGTCAAGGAGAACCTGCGCATCCCGCTGCTGGGCAACGGCGACATCATGACCGTCGCCTTCGCCTTGGAAAAATTGCAAATCGTCGACGGAGTGCTGATCGGCCGCGGGGCCCTGGCCAATCCCTACCTGTTCCGCGAGATCGCCGGGCAAACGACCGAAGAAGAGGACTTGGGAGGGTATGTCCGGCGCCTGGGGGATCTGATCGAGGAGCATTACCCGGAGAGAAAGCGCCTGGGCAAGCTCAAGGCCTTCACCCGCTTCCTGCTGCTCAGCCGCCCCGGCGCACGCTCCTGGAAACGGCGCATTTTCCTCAGCCAGGATTTCAAGGAAGCCCGTTCCTTTCTCGAGGAGACCTTCCCGTGCCGGTAG
- the pyrR gene encoding bifunctional pyr operon transcriptional regulator/uracil phosphoribosyltransferase PyrR, which produces MEEKIKAKIMDEKKMKRTFLRLAMEILERNREAENLVLIGIQTKGVFVARRIQQLIKELEKIDIPLGILDITMFRDDLHKHEKQPAVKKTQIDFSIEDRDIVLIDDVVFTGRTIRAAMDSIFELGRPASVQLAAFIDRGHREMPICPDFKGKYLPTSRRERVKVMLEEIDGQDQVLIMEPTRF; this is translated from the coding sequence ATGGAAGAAAAAATCAAAGCCAAGATCATGGACGAAAAAAAGATGAAGCGCACCTTTCTGCGCCTGGCCATGGAAATACTGGAGCGGAACCGCGAGGCCGAAAACCTGGTGCTGATCGGCATCCAGACCAAGGGCGTTTTCGTGGCCCGCCGCATCCAGCAGCTGATCAAGGAGCTGGAAAAGATCGACATCCCCCTGGGCATCCTCGACATCACCATGTTCCGCGACGACCTGCACAAACACGAGAAGCAGCCGGCGGTGAAAAAAACCCAGATCGATTTCAGCATCGAGGACCGGGACATTGTCCTGATCGACGACGTGGTGTTCACCGGCCGCACCATCCGCGCCGCCATGGATTCGATCTTCGAACTGGGCCGGCCGGCATCGGTGCAGCTGGCCGCCTTCATCGACCGCGGCCACCGCGAAATGCCCATCTGCCCCGACTTCAAGGGGAAATACCTGCCCACGTCGCGCCGCGAAAGGGTGAAGGTGATGCTGGAGGAGATCGACGGCCAGGACCAGGTCCTGATCATGGAACCGACGAGATTCTAG
- a CDS encoding alanyl-tRNA editing protein, which produces MTEKIYQSDSYCRESTARVIGCECRGQKFFVRLDRTIFCPEGGGQPADLGTINGLPLLALAGENDDVIHVLDRDPGPGEVRLQLDFSRRYDHMQQHTAQHLLSQVMLNLFSAQTLSFAIGPEHSSIEIGRPALSEDEIKALEAECAAAIFAALPVRVFFSEDIASLHLRKPPKRPGRIRVVEIEGLDQSACGGTHLKNSAEIGLLKIIRNERVRANIRLYYAAGYRALRDYQLKHEIARRLQRLVTLPLAEIPGQVEAWIAEKDGLRRALKKAQRRELENEIVAAAANDAVLVIREFTGLDSAEMRFFVLGLMKQGKHVLAYTQDPQQNIIIGRGRGDGDLRTISAPLFALLGGKGGGRKNLLEGRGGDFSRLDEAVALLRSALA; this is translated from the coding sequence ATGACCGAAAAAATTTATCAATCCGACTCCTATTGCCGCGAAAGCACGGCGCGGGTCATTGGCTGCGAATGCCGCGGGCAAAAATTCTTTGTCCGCCTCGACCGCACCATCTTCTGCCCGGAAGGCGGCGGCCAGCCCGCCGACCTGGGGACCATCAATGGCTTGCCGCTGCTGGCATTGGCCGGCGAAAACGACGACGTCATCCATGTGCTGGACCGGGATCCCGGCCCGGGCGAGGTCAGGCTGCAACTCGATTTTTCGCGCCGTTACGACCACATGCAGCAGCATACCGCCCAGCACCTGCTCTCGCAGGTCATGCTTAACCTTTTTAGCGCCCAGACCCTCTCCTTCGCCATCGGCCCGGAGCATTCCTCAATCGAGATCGGGCGCCCGGCGCTGAGCGAAGATGAAATCAAGGCCCTGGAGGCGGAATGCGCCGCCGCGATCTTCGCCGCCCTGCCCGTCCGTGTCTTTTTCAGCGAGGACATTGCCTCGCTGCACCTGCGCAAACCCCCCAAGCGCCCGGGGCGCATACGGGTGGTCGAGATAGAGGGATTGGACCAGTCGGCATGCGGCGGCACCCATCTCAAAAACAGCGCCGAGATAGGCTTGCTCAAGATCATCCGCAACGAACGCGTGCGCGCCAACATCCGCCTTTACTACGCGGCCGGATATCGCGCCTTACGCGACTACCAGCTGAAGCACGAGATCGCCCGACGTCTGCAGCGCCTCGTCACCCTCCCCTTGGCGGAAATTCCCGGGCAAGTGGAAGCTTGGATCGCTGAAAAAGACGGGCTGCGCCGGGCCCTGAAAAAAGCGCAGCGCCGCGAGCTGGAAAACGAGATCGTCGCCGCAGCCGCCAACGACGCCGTCCTCGTCATCCGCGAGTTCACCGGCCTGGACAGCGCCGAAATGCGCTTTTTCGTCCTGGGGCTGATGAAGCAGGGCAAGCACGTGCTGGCCTACACGCAAGACCCGCAACAAAATATCATCATCGGTCGCGGCCGGGGTGATGGCGACCTGCGCACGATCAGCGCCCCTTTGTTCGCCTTGCTGGGCGGCAAGGGAGGCGGCCGGAAAAACCTGCTCGAGGGCCGCGGAGGCGATTTCTCGCGGCTGGACGAGGCCGTCGCCCTGCTGCGCTCCGCCCTGGCCTAA
- a CDS encoding RNA polymerase sigma factor, with protein sequence MPDDEQLMVQVREGRVEMLAVLFERYHVRLFNFFLRLTADRPLSEDLTQELFLRILKYRHTFRGESKFSTWMYQIARNLHIDQLRSRRPEVPIDDLFEEKPSPQPGPAQYAESHQEADLLARALERLPLRKREVLLLSRFQNLKYQEVARLLECSVENVKALVHRSLKELRRHYLELQGETR encoded by the coding sequence ATGCCGGACGATGAACAGCTGATGGTCCAGGTCCGTGAGGGCCGGGTGGAAATGCTGGCCGTCCTGTTCGAACGGTACCACGTCCGTTTGTTCAATTTTTTCCTGCGCCTGACCGCCGACCGCCCGCTGAGCGAAGATCTGACGCAGGAGCTTTTTCTGCGCATCCTCAAGTACAGGCACACCTTTCGCGGCGAGAGCAAGTTCAGCACCTGGATGTACCAGATCGCCCGCAACCTGCACATCGACCAGCTCCGCAGCCGCCGCCCGGAAGTTCCCATCGATGACCTTTTCGAGGAGAAGCCCAGCCCGCAACCCGGCCCGGCCCAATATGCCGAAAGCCATCAGGAAGCCGATTTGCTGGCCCGGGCCCTGGAGCGGCTGCCGCTACGCAAGCGGGAAGTGCTGCTCCTCTCCCGCTTTCAAAACCTGAAATACCAGGAAGTCGCCCGCCTGCTCGAATGCAGCGTCGAAAACGTCAAGGCGCTGGTGCACCGCTCGCTCAAGGAGCTGCGCCGCCATTACCTGGAGCTGCAAGGAGAAACCCGATGA
- the mnmA gene encoding tRNA 2-thiouridine(34) synthase MnmA, translated as MPVGSGNLGAVTVAFSGGKDSTAAVLLLREQGYEVRALTMRLGLANEDEKLAKIENLARAVAVPWHVSDLRHAFREKVLTYFLESYRSGQTPNPCVVCNRQVKFGLLLAEAEKNSRGSLFASGHYADKVFLKKQWFLKEPIDRCKSQIYFLAMIEPAILYRVLFPIASLTIQQVRAKVAGLPLANPEESQDVCFLQGETLSAYLSRHLPGNFIDGDILDTQGNTIGHHKGAIHFTVGQRRGTGHASDRRLYVVGRDIAAKTVILGDERDLLSGSVTAAKPVFWRPLIVGEKLSVKVRYQLHGHEAEISEVSPALIRAVFKEPVRAVTPGQFAVFYDNDVIVGAGEISPDPTSDHQGGCR; from the coding sequence GTGCCGGTAGGGAGCGGCAACCTTGGGGCCGTGACCGTCGCTTTCAGCGGCGGCAAGGACTCCACCGCCGCCGTGCTCCTGCTCAGGGAGCAGGGCTATGAAGTTCGGGCCCTGACCATGCGCCTCGGATTGGCCAACGAGGATGAAAAACTGGCCAAAATTGAGAACCTGGCCCGGGCTGTAGCCGTCCCCTGGCATGTGAGCGATCTGCGCCACGCCTTCCGGGAAAAGGTTTTAACGTATTTTTTAGAGTCCTACCGGAGCGGCCAGACCCCGAACCCGTGCGTGGTCTGCAACCGTCAGGTCAAGTTCGGTTTGCTGCTGGCCGAGGCGGAAAAAAATTCCCGCGGCAGCCTTTTTGCCAGCGGCCATTACGCCGACAAGGTTTTCCTTAAAAAACAATGGTTTCTGAAAGAACCCATCGACCGCTGCAAGTCGCAGATCTATTTCCTGGCCATGATAGAGCCGGCCATACTGTACAGAGTCCTTTTTCCCATCGCTTCCTTGACCATCCAGCAGGTGAGGGCGAAAGTGGCCGGGCTGCCGCTGGCCAATCCCGAGGAAAGCCAGGATGTTTGCTTTCTGCAGGGGGAAACCTTAAGCGCCTATCTCTCCCGCCATCTCCCGGGGAATTTCATAGACGGCGATATTTTGGACACGCAAGGAAACACGATTGGCCACCATAAGGGAGCCATCCATTTCACTGTCGGCCAGCGCCGCGGCACCGGCCATGCTTCGGACCGCAGGCTGTATGTGGTCGGCCGCGACATAGCCGCTAAAACCGTCATCCTTGGGGACGAAAGAGATTTGCTTTCTGGATCCGTGACCGCGGCCAAGCCGGTCTTCTGGCGGCCGCTCATTGTTGGCGAAAAATTGTCGGTGAAGGTCCGCTACCAGCTTCACGGCCATGAGGCGGAGATAAGTGAAGTGTCGCCGGCGCTCATCCGCGCCGTTTTCAAGGAACCGGTCAGGGCGGTGACCCCGGGCCAGTTCGCCGTGTTCTACGACAACGACGTCATCGTCGGTGCCGGCGAGATCAGTCCCGACCCAACCAGTGATCATCAAGGAGGATGCCGATGA
- a CDS encoding dihydroorotase, which translates to MKLLIKNGRLVDPAGAIDRDMDILIENGRFKEIAKSIKKSSGCPTIDATGLIVAPGFVDMHTHLREPGQENKESIESGSAAAARGGFTSIACMANTEPVNDNRSVTEFIIARAKRVGLVNIFPIAAVSRGQLGENLVEMADLVEGGAVAFSDDGHCVMKADLIRKALEYANMLDVPIIEHPEDHSISAEGQVNEGFISYKYGLRGILKAAEEVIVARDLILQERIRSRLHLTHISTAGSVELIRNAHRMKTPVSADATPHHLLLNEELVQTYNTVYKVKPPLRSENDRLELIRGLQDGTIDCIASDHAPHTRDDKDKEFEFAPFGVIGLESTFAVIHDRLVRSRQLTVTRMVELLATNPARVLGLKDRGRVKAGLPADLTILNLKKRFKIEEKDFRSKANNCPFLGWEGLGTVEHTIVSGNIVYSRKDR; encoded by the coding sequence ATGAAGCTCTTAATTAAGAACGGCCGCCTCGTCGACCCGGCCGGCGCCATCGACCGCGACATGGATATCCTGATCGAGAACGGCAGGTTCAAGGAGATCGCCAAATCCATAAAAAAATCGAGCGGCTGCCCGACGATCGACGCCACCGGGCTGATCGTGGCGCCGGGATTTGTCGACATGCACACCCACCTGCGCGAACCGGGGCAGGAGAACAAGGAATCGATCGAAAGCGGCTCAGCTGCGGCCGCCCGCGGCGGTTTTACGTCCATCGCCTGCATGGCCAATACCGAGCCCGTCAACGACAACCGCTCGGTCACCGAATTTATCATCGCCCGCGCCAAACGGGTCGGCCTGGTCAACATTTTCCCCATCGCCGCCGTCTCCAGGGGGCAGCTGGGCGAGAACCTGGTGGAGATGGCCGACCTGGTCGAGGGCGGCGCCGTGGCTTTTTCCGATGACGGCCATTGCGTGATGAAAGCCGACCTGATCCGCAAGGCCCTAGAATACGCCAATATGCTCGACGTGCCCATCATCGAGCACCCGGAAGACCATTCAATCTCGGCCGAGGGCCAAGTCAACGAGGGCTTCATTTCCTACAAGTACGGGCTGCGCGGCATCCTGAAAGCCGCCGAAGAGGTGATCGTGGCCCGCGACTTGATCCTGCAGGAGCGCATCCGTTCGCGGCTGCACCTGACCCACATTTCCACCGCCGGCTCGGTGGAGCTGATCCGCAACGCCCACCGGATGAAAACCCCGGTCAGCGCCGACGCCACGCCGCACCACCTGCTGCTCAACGAGGAGCTGGTCCAGACCTACAACACCGTCTACAAGGTGAAGCCGCCGCTGCGCAGCGAAAACGACCGCCTGGAGCTGATCCGCGGCCTCCAGGACGGCACCATCGACTGCATCGCCTCGGACCATGCCCCGCACACCCGCGACGACAAGGACAAGGAGTTCGAGTTCGCCCCGTTCGGGGTCATCGGCCTGGAAAGCACGTTCGCGGTCATCCACGACCGCCTGGTGCGCAGCAGGCAACTGACCGTCACGCGCATGGTCGAACTGCTCGCCACCAACCCGGCCCGCGTGCTCGGGCTCAAGGACCGCGGCCGCGTCAAGGCGGGCTTGCCGGCCGATCTGACCATCCTCAACCTGAAAAAACGCTTCAAGATCGAGGAGAAGGATTTCCGCTCCAAGGCCAACAACTGCCCGTTCCTGGGCTGGGAAGGGCTGGGGACGGTGGAACATACGATCGTGTCCGGCAACATCGTCTACAGCCGCAAGGACCGCTGA
- a CDS encoding HEAT repeat domain-containing protein, which produces MNCQEAKGKIPDLLNDGLAADEASRLREHLHSCPACRDEFQELNETWTHLGILAEEQPGPELRRNFYRQLELERREKAASLRPAWQQQWRRFLSAPMLRLAATVLVVIAIFAGGFFLGSGPGGGSGQIQQLSREMNNLQQQFSLSLLQQPSASARLQGVSLTSRLQKPDPALLKTLLAILDDDPNVSVRLSAVDALYLFADREEVRAAITASLSRQTSPLVQIALIDLMVSLKEKRAAAALKKLVNDGQILPEVRQRAQSGISQIL; this is translated from the coding sequence ATGAATTGCCAGGAAGCCAAAGGAAAAATACCTGATTTACTGAATGACGGCCTAGCCGCCGACGAAGCGTCCCGGCTTAGGGAGCACCTGCATTCCTGCCCGGCCTGCCGCGATGAGTTCCAGGAGCTGAACGAGACCTGGACGCACCTGGGCATCCTGGCCGAGGAGCAGCCCGGCCCGGAACTGCGCCGCAATTTTTACCGCCAGCTGGAACTCGAGCGCCGGGAAAAGGCGGCGTCGCTTCGCCCGGCCTGGCAGCAGCAGTGGCGGCGCTTCCTGTCCGCCCCGATGCTGCGCCTGGCCGCCACGGTCCTGGTCGTTATCGCCATCTTTGCCGGCGGGTTTTTCTTGGGCAGCGGTCCAGGGGGCGGTTCCGGACAGATCCAGCAACTGAGCCGGGAAATGAACAACTTGCAACAGCAGTTCTCGCTCTCCCTGCTCCAGCAGCCTTCGGCATCGGCCCGGCTGCAGGGGGTTTCCCTGACCTCGCGGCTGCAAAAGCCCGATCCGGCGTTGCTGAAAACGTTGCTCGCCATCCTGGACGACGATCCGAATGTCAGCGTGCGCCTTTCGGCCGTGGATGCCCTGTACCTGTTCGCCGACCGCGAGGAAGTGCGCGCCGCTATCACCGCCTCGCTCTCCCGGCAGACATCGCCATTGGTGCAGATCGCCCTGATCGACCTGATGGTCTCATTGAAGGAAAAACGCGCCGCCGCGGCATTGAAAAAACTGGTCAATGACGGACAGATCCTCCCCGAAGTGCGGCAAAGGGCCCAGTCGGGGATCAGCCAGATCCTTTAG
- a CDS encoding zinc ribbon domain-containing protein produces the protein MPIYDYKCQKCGRVFEKFLRSLSAAAAVKCEKCGSARVKKLVSCCAISSGGKAERAGSSKSSHSCGSCSSHSCSTCH, from the coding sequence ATGCCTATCTATGACTATAAATGCCAGAAGTGCGGCCGGGTTTTCGAAAAATTCCTGCGCTCGCTCTCGGCCGCCGCTGCGGTCAAATGCGAAAAATGCGGCAGCGCCCGAGTGAAGAAACTGGTCTCCTGCTGCGCCATATCATCCGGGGGCAAGGCAGAGCGCGCCGGCTCTTCTAAATCGTCCCATTCCTGCGGCAGCTGTTCGAGCCACTCCTGCAGCACCTGCCATTAA